Proteins encoded together in one Plectropomus leopardus isolate mb chromosome 19, YSFRI_Pleo_2.0, whole genome shotgun sequence window:
- the LOC121959016 gene encoding interferon a3-like yields the protein MFSQMLLVLLSVSVFSAASSLSCRWMDQKFSQHSQASLKLLNTMANNSTNTTEDTAPEATVSFPNHLYSQASKASAEDKLGFTVQVLEEMVSLLEGGYSSASWEENTEENFLSVVSRQAVGLRSCSHHGHKKNKKLEMYFKRLSSHVLEHMGHSAEAWELIRREIQSHLKRVELLENNKHVNLL from the exons atgttcagcCAGATGTTGTTGGTGttgctgtctgtcagtgtgttcaGTGCAGCCTCCTCACTGAGCTGCAGATGGATGGATCAGAAATTCAGTCAGCACAGTCAAGCCTCTCTGAAACTGCTCAACACCATG gcTAATAACTCCACTAACACCACTGAGGACACTGCACCGGAGGCCACTGTGTCCTTCCCGAATCACCTGTACAGCCAGGCGTCCAAAGCATCA GCTGAGGACAAACTCGGTTTCACAGTTCAGGTTCTGGAGGAGATGGTCTCTCTGCTGGAGGGGGGTTACAGCTCTGCATCATGGGAGGAGAACACAGAGGAGAACTTCCTCAGTGTGGTGAGCCGGCAGGCTGTCGGCCTTCGCTCCTGT AGCCACCACGGCCACAAGAAGAACAAGAAGCTGGAAATGTACTTCAAGAGACTCTCAAGTCATGTTCTGGAGCACATG GGCCACAGTGCTGAAGCCTGGGAGCTGATCAGGAGGGAAATACAATCCCATCTGAAGAGAGTCGAACTGCTG GAAAACAATAAACATGTCAATTTGCTgtaa
- the cd79b gene encoding uncharacterized protein cd79b — translation MRWLLAGCFGFVLINISVAPDPAMQIIQKPRFIGLPVGHRVFMLCLSYPVQTVPAKVEWYKADEYDMDKSKTIKLAAEKGKYDIFNITVINKSIKKDAPALVISNINIKDSGVYFCKMNDHWGPGTGLHVSRDINIAEALHRTRMKDGLIILQGLVLAVCIAAFLLRKQHLLEKKDSIYEEPETDHIYEGLAIETCGGGLYEELSIYAEAEGAEAPWEKTDRE, via the exons TGGCCCCAGATCCTGCCATGCAGATCATTCAGAAGCCCCGGTTCATTGGTTTGCCAGTTGGACACAGGGTGTTCATGTTGTGTCTGTCCTACCCTGTACAAACTGTGCCAGCCAAAGTGGAGTGGTACAAGGCTGACGAGTATGACATGGATAAATCGAAAACAATTAAGTTGGCagcagaaaaaggaaagtatgatatttttaacatcactgtaatcaataaatcaatcaagaAAGACGCTCCGGCTCTGGTAATCtctaatataaatataaaggaCAGTGGAGTCTATTTCTGCAAGATGAACGATCACTGGGGACCTGGGACTGGACTTCACGTTTCCA gAGACATTAACATTGCCGAGGCTCTGCACAGGACCAGGATGAAGGACGGTCTCATCATCCTTCAGGGCCTGGTGCTGGCTGTGTGTATTGCTGCGTTTCTGCTACGCAAACAACATCTG ttggaAAAGAAGGACAGCATATACGAGGAGCCTGAAACTGATCACATCTATGAG gGTTTGGCGATTGAGACATGTGGAGGAGGTCTGTATGAGGAACTGTCTATTTACGCCGAGGCTGAAGGAGCTGAGGCCCCATGGGAAAAAACAGACCGGGAGTGA